The Candidatus Syntrophosphaera sp. genome includes a window with the following:
- a CDS encoding SEL1-like repeat protein produces the protein MTSKKPDLEALQALAGESFPQSVVRTYKDAFALASKLCGAGVPQAHYWCGCLYLSGRGVPKNVVDGHRHLLLAVCLDPACVEALVALSDCYRRGIGAEANPIEAYIWAILARAENDELVSDELLGALENEIGSPIVTKRAQREANERYQLRGRGELTPEYCLERASRYKPPAEREAGFTRAYFKADAVASASKLDRIRKWRIENTRDLTLAYFLETNKITFRHTRSKQTFKARDIFSERCLSLLKVYWDARQGQATLDYHARQGQATLDYHARNVAADAGCNRENHSIVDDFNHEFRKLFGLDTRHKAFRWLGKGKGRQLAALITLEII, from the coding sequence GTGACCAGCAAAAAGCCCGATCTTGAGGCCCTGCAAGCCCTCGCGGGGGAGAGTTTTCCCCAGTCCGTTGTCCGCACCTATAAAGACGCCTTTGCCCTGGCCTCCAAGCTTTGCGGCGCGGGCGTCCCCCAAGCCCATTACTGGTGCGGCTGCCTCTATCTCTCGGGCCGGGGTGTGCCCAAAAACGTTGTGGATGGCCACCGCCATCTGCTCCTGGCCGTTTGCCTCGATCCCGCCTGCGTTGAGGCCTTGGTCGCGCTTTCCGATTGTTATCGCCGCGGAATCGGCGCGGAAGCCAATCCCATCGAGGCCTACATCTGGGCGATCCTGGCCCGCGCTGAGAATGACGAACTGGTCTCCGACGAACTGCTCGGCGCCCTGGAAAACGAGATCGGCTCCCCCATCGTCACCAAACGGGCCCAGCGCGAGGCAAACGAGCGCTATCAGCTGCGCGGCCGGGGCGAACTGACCCCCGAATACTGCCTGGAGCGCGCCTCCCGCTACAAACCCCCCGCGGAACGCGAGGCAGGATTCACTCGCGCCTATTTCAAGGCGGACGCCGTTGCCTCCGCCTCAAAGCTTGACCGGATCAGGAAATGGAGGATCGAGAACACCCGCGACCTCACCCTCGCCTATTTCCTCGAGACGAACAAGATCACCTTCCGCCACACCAGAAGCAAGCAGACCTTCAAAGCCCGGGATATCTTTTCCGAGCGTTGCCTCTCGCTGCTCAAGGTCTATTGGGACGCCCGCCAGGGCCAGGCCACGCTGGATTACCACGCCCGCCAGGGCCAGGCCACGCTGGATTACCACGCCCGAAATGTGGCCGCCGACGCCGGCTGCAACAGGGAAAACCACAGTATCGTGGATGACTTCAACCACGAATTCCGCAAGCTCTTCGGCCTGGATACCCGCCACAAGGCCTTCCGCTGGCTCGGAAAGGGCAAAGGCAGGCAGCTCGCCGCCCTCATCACCCTCGAGATCATTTAG